The following coding sequences lie in one Vitis vinifera cultivar Pinot Noir 40024 chromosome 19, ASM3070453v1 genomic window:
- the LOC104877609 gene encoding LOW QUALITY PROTEIN: ATPase 9, plasma membrane-type (The sequence of the model RefSeq protein was modified relative to this genomic sequence to represent the inferred CDS: deleted 1 base in 1 codon): MGFAQLKALLTRGLVHTFFGKAAHLVDNTNHQGHFQKVLTAIVNFCIYSIAFGIVVEMVMMYPIQRRKYRDGINNLSVFLIGRIPIAMPTVLSVTMAIGSPRLSKQGATTKRMTAIEEMAGMDVLCGDKIGTLTFNKLTVDKSMIEIFSKDVDSDVVILLAARASRVENQDTIDACIVGMLADPGEGKIRDSWRTHS; encoded by the exons ATGGGTTTTGCCCAACTTAAAGCACTTTTGACCCGTGGATTGG TGCACACCTTCTTTGGTAAGGCTGCTCACCTTGTTGACAACACCAATCACCAGGGCCACTTCCAAAAGGTGTTGACTGCCATTGTGAACTTCTGTATATACTCCATTGCGTTTGGCATAGTAGTAGAAATGGTGATGATGTACCCAATTCAGAGACGCAAGTACAGGGATGGGATCAATAATCTTTCGGTGTTTCTCATAGGAAGAATACCAATTGCCATGCCAACAGTGTTGTCAGTGACAATGGCCATAGGCTCTCCCCGGCTGTCAAAGCAAGGTGCTACCACAAAGAGGATGACAGCAATAGAAGAGATGGCTGGAATGGATGTT CTTTGCGGTGACAAGATTGGGACTCTCACCTTCAACAAGCTTACCGTGGACAAAAGCATGATTGAGATATTTTCAAAGGACGTGGACAGTGATGTGGTGATTCTGCTTGCGGCTAGGGCTTCCCGGGTTGAGAATCAGGATACCATTGATGCCTGCATTGTGGGAATGTTGGCTGACCCCGGTGAAGGCAAGATCAGAGACAGTTGGAGGACGCACAGTTGA